The Carnobacterium mobile DSM 4848 genome includes a window with the following:
- a CDS encoding putative polysaccharide biosynthesis protein, with amino-acid sequence MSNQQMKKTMNGAVLLSLAALIAKILSAVYRVPFQNMVGNTGFYVYQQVYPIYGIGMTIALSGFPVFLSKLVAETKNKKQQRDLVKKTFFLLSLFSIGLFSLCYFGAPFLADRMGDKQLVPIIQSVSWLFLLVPILATGRGYFQGTFRMLPTAVSQVVEQVVRVAIILTAAYIYTTSQWTDYQMGAAAMSSSWIAGLAATLVLGIAFFKKTSQSDLPLNTNDVQQVPIQFSTLTKRLMTEGLAICVLSAMLILLQLMDSFTLYKGLIQAGFLPEMAKNVKGIYDRGQPLVQLGMVVATAFSTSLVPVLSRSFSRKKEIEFLRAADSLIRITLTFALAATAGLIVLMPYLNQVLFGDRSGTGVLNVYTAAVLLASLIGAYNAILQSRNQHYLTLGALLSGMLTKWLANHLLVERMGTMGASIATVLALMVILFIIWLGLPAELQQSVRKKSFGLKLIFSSGLMAISVWVVTWLAEMLVLNSGNRLASFGIALIGILIGVIVFVYSLLKWKVLTVREWLTLPFGKRILRK; translated from the coding sequence GTGAGCAATCAACAAATGAAAAAAACGATGAATGGAGCCGTGCTTCTTTCTCTAGCAGCGTTGATTGCGAAGATTTTGAGCGCTGTTTACCGGGTACCTTTTCAAAATATGGTAGGCAATACCGGCTTTTACGTTTATCAACAAGTTTATCCGATTTATGGAATCGGCATGACCATTGCGTTAAGTGGTTTTCCAGTCTTTTTATCTAAATTAGTGGCAGAAACAAAAAATAAAAAACAGCAAAGAGACTTGGTCAAAAAAACTTTTTTCCTGCTCAGTCTTTTTTCGATTGGGTTGTTCTCATTGTGTTATTTCGGGGCACCATTCCTGGCTGACAGAATGGGCGATAAGCAGTTGGTCCCCATTATTCAGTCCGTTTCTTGGTTGTTTTTGTTGGTCCCTATATTAGCAACAGGACGCGGTTATTTTCAAGGAACATTTCGAATGCTGCCTACTGCTGTTTCACAAGTCGTTGAGCAAGTCGTCCGCGTAGCGATTATTTTAACAGCTGCTTATATCTACACTACTTCGCAATGGACAGATTACCAAATGGGAGCAGCAGCGATGAGCAGTTCCTGGATCGCTGGTTTAGCAGCTACACTGGTCTTAGGAATCGCTTTTTTCAAAAAGACATCCCAATCAGATCTGCCGTTAAATACGAATGATGTTCAACAAGTTCCTATTCAGTTCAGCACATTAACGAAACGGTTGATGACAGAAGGGCTCGCGATTTGTGTATTGAGTGCGATGCTGATTTTATTGCAATTAATGGATTCTTTCACTTTATATAAAGGGTTGATTCAAGCTGGATTTTTACCAGAAATGGCCAAAAATGTTAAAGGGATTTATGACCGCGGGCAGCCGTTAGTTCAATTGGGGATGGTAGTGGCAACAGCTTTTTCAACTTCTTTAGTGCCCGTATTGAGTCGCTCGTTTTCTCGAAAAAAAGAAATAGAATTTCTGCGGGCTGCGGATTCATTGATCCGCATTACATTGACTTTTGCATTAGCTGCTACAGCGGGATTGATTGTTTTAATGCCGTACCTTAATCAGGTATTATTTGGAGATCGCTCTGGAACAGGTGTCTTAAATGTTTATACCGCAGCCGTTCTCTTAGCTTCTTTAATTGGAGCCTATAACGCTATTTTGCAAAGTCGCAATCAGCACTACCTGACCCTAGGTGCATTGCTTAGCGGGATGCTGACTAAGTGGCTGGCCAATCATTTGCTGGTCGAACGAATGGGAACAATGGGAGCCAGTATCGCAACAGTCCTTGCTTTAATGGTTATTTTATTCATTATCTGGTTAGGGTTGCCTGCTGAGCTTCAACAAAGTGTTAGAAAAAAGAGCTTTGGATTAAAACTGATTTTCAGCAGCGGTCTTATGGCAATCAGTGTCTGGGTCGTGACTTGGTTGGCAGAAATGCTGGTCTTGAATAGTGGAAATCGATTAGCTTCATTTGGAATAGCCTTGATCGGAATACTGATCGGCGTGATTGTTTTTGTGTATAGCTTATTAAAATGGAAAGTATTAACGGTGCGTGAATGGTTAACACTTCCATTTGGCAAAAGAATTTTACGAAAGTAG
- the mfd gene encoding transcription-repair coupling factor: MADIKKILANSPDVKALLDTIGEQRTQLITGLAGSARTLIISTILEKKKRPILLVTHNLFHAQQLMEDFSDFIAEEKLHLFPVEEMLYAEMAIASPEARTDRVAALDFLLSGEPGVVIVPLAGVRKLLPPKAIWEDARFEMKQGGELDPTHVAHKLVDMGYIRQQLVGSPGEFSIRGGIIDIYPLTEEHPIRIDLFDTEIDSLRYFDADNQRSIENITSVTILPAIDTLYPHDLLQKAAPQFTKAVERNADLLLDAGERQTFTRYITPIMDAFDKGEPIDELAMFTDFIYPEKTSLLDYISKKSVVILDEYPRIMETERRLSEEEAEWVTEKLAERRILQKQAFSNDFRSKMKSVSQDILYFSLFQKGMGNLRFSHIHPFQYRNMQQFFGQMPLLKTEMDRWVKRQNTVIVMVPNEERADKVHQIFKDFEISSKVVKPDRIELEKVQILKGSIQNGFELPTDKLVLLTEHELFNKVTKKTARRQTLTNAERLKSYSELNPGDFVVHVNHGIGKYTGMETLTINGIHQDYMSIIYKDDAKLFIPVTQLNLLQKYVSSEAKTPKINKLGGTEWAKTKKKVASKIEDIADDLIELYAAREQEVGYSYSPDNEYQEEFENAFPYTETDDQLRSAAEIKHDMEGKKPMDRLLVGDVGYGKTEVAMRAIFKAVQEGKQAAFLVPTTILAQQHYETLKQRFADFPVEIGLLSRFRTKKQQTETIDGIKKGQVDIVIGTHRILSKDIEFQDLGLLIVDEEQRFGVKHKEKLKQLKAQVDVLTLTATPIPRTLHMSMLGVRDLSVIETPPANRYPVQTYVMEQNPGAIREAVEREIARGGQAFYLYNRVATIEKKVDELQQLIPEARIGYAHGQMSESQLENVLFQFVEGEFDLLVTTTIIETGVDIPNVNTLFVENADHMGLSQLYQLRGRVGRSNRVAYAYFLYQADKVLNEVSEKRLQAIKDFTELGSGFKIAMRDLSIRGAGNLLGAQQHGFIDSVGFDLYSEMLSEAVARKRGLETKEEKTQVEIDLAINAYLPGTYIEDERQKIEIYKRIRELRDEEAYVQLQDEMIDRFGEYDDEVADLLLIGLIKLYSEQALIETIKRTDQEVELTFSESGSRSLPAEEIFRALSEVPLKANMTVKKERFVVTIQIGTAPTYQWLDYLQKFAKVIATYRKEKATN, encoded by the coding sequence GTGGCAGATATTAAAAAAATATTAGCTAATTCACCTGATGTGAAAGCATTATTAGATACGATTGGTGAACAGCGGACACAATTGATAACAGGCCTTGCGGGTTCAGCTAGAACATTGATCATCAGTACGATTTTAGAAAAGAAAAAGCGGCCAATTCTTTTGGTGACGCATAATTTATTCCATGCTCAACAACTGATGGAAGATTTTTCTGATTTTATTGCTGAAGAAAAGCTGCATTTATTTCCGGTCGAAGAAATGCTGTATGCAGAAATGGCGATCGCTTCGCCTGAAGCACGGACAGATCGGGTAGCCGCTTTGGATTTCCTGCTTTCTGGAGAACCAGGAGTAGTGATCGTTCCCTTAGCTGGTGTCCGAAAATTATTGCCGCCAAAAGCCATTTGGGAAGATGCCCGGTTTGAAATGAAGCAAGGCGGAGAGTTGGATCCGACTCATGTTGCACATAAATTAGTAGATATGGGTTATATTCGACAACAATTGGTAGGCAGCCCGGGAGAATTTAGTATTCGTGGCGGGATTATTGATATTTATCCGTTAACGGAAGAACACCCTATCCGTATTGACTTATTCGATACAGAAATAGATTCTTTGCGTTATTTTGATGCAGATAATCAGCGTTCGATTGAAAATATAACATCCGTAACTATTTTGCCGGCGATCGATACACTGTATCCGCATGATTTGTTGCAGAAGGCTGCTCCTCAATTTACAAAAGCAGTAGAACGCAATGCCGATTTGCTGTTGGACGCTGGCGAAAGACAAACCTTTACACGTTATATAACACCTATCATGGATGCTTTTGATAAAGGCGAGCCGATAGATGAACTAGCAATGTTTACGGATTTTATTTATCCCGAAAAAACAAGTTTACTAGACTACATCAGCAAAAAAAGTGTGGTTATCTTAGATGAATATCCTCGAATCATGGAAACGGAACGACGCTTATCGGAAGAAGAAGCTGAATGGGTAACTGAAAAGTTAGCAGAACGGCGTATTTTACAAAAACAAGCTTTTTCAAATGATTTCCGCAGTAAAATGAAAAGCGTAAGTCAAGATATTTTATACTTTTCTTTATTTCAAAAAGGGATGGGGAATTTGCGTTTCTCACACATTCATCCCTTCCAGTACCGCAATATGCAGCAGTTCTTTGGCCAAATGCCATTATTGAAAACAGAAATGGATCGTTGGGTCAAACGTCAAAATACGGTAATTGTGATGGTGCCGAATGAAGAACGGGCCGATAAAGTTCACCAAATATTTAAAGATTTTGAGATTTCCAGCAAAGTCGTTAAGCCGGATCGCATTGAATTAGAAAAAGTGCAAATTTTGAAAGGATCTATTCAAAATGGGTTTGAACTGCCTACCGATAAACTGGTTTTATTGACGGAACATGAACTATTCAATAAGGTCACTAAAAAAACGGCTAGACGTCAAACACTTACCAACGCAGAGCGGCTGAAAAGTTACAGTGAGTTGAATCCAGGAGACTTTGTTGTTCATGTGAATCACGGAATTGGGAAATACACGGGGATGGAAACCCTGACGATCAATGGCATTCACCAAGATTACATGTCGATCATCTACAAAGACGATGCCAAGCTGTTTATCCCGGTGACACAATTAAACTTGCTGCAAAAATATGTTTCCTCAGAAGCCAAAACCCCTAAAATAAATAAATTAGGCGGTACAGAGTGGGCTAAAACCAAGAAAAAAGTAGCCAGCAAAATTGAAGACATTGCGGATGACTTAATTGAATTGTATGCAGCACGTGAACAAGAAGTAGGCTATTCTTATTCACCGGATAATGAATACCAAGAAGAATTTGAAAACGCCTTTCCTTATACGGAAACTGATGATCAGCTAAGAAGTGCAGCAGAAATCAAACACGATATGGAAGGCAAAAAGCCGATGGACCGTCTATTAGTTGGAGACGTCGGTTACGGGAAAACAGAGGTAGCCATGCGAGCTATATTCAAAGCGGTTCAAGAAGGAAAACAAGCAGCCTTTTTAGTGCCGACTACGATTTTGGCACAACAGCACTATGAAACACTCAAACAGCGGTTTGCTGATTTTCCAGTGGAAATCGGGTTATTGAGTCGCTTTAGAACAAAAAAACAACAAACTGAAACGATTGACGGCATCAAAAAAGGACAAGTTGATATTGTGATCGGCACGCACCGGATTTTATCCAAAGATATTGAATTCCAAGACTTGGGGCTGCTGATCGTAGATGAAGAACAACGTTTTGGAGTGAAACACAAAGAAAAATTAAAACAATTAAAAGCTCAAGTAGATGTATTGACCTTAACAGCCACGCCTATTCCGAGAACACTGCATATGTCTATGCTAGGAGTACGCGATTTATCAGTGATTGAAACTCCACCGGCTAACCGTTACCCAGTGCAAACCTATGTCATGGAACAAAATCCGGGAGCAATCCGAGAAGCTGTCGAAAGAGAAATCGCTCGCGGCGGACAAGCTTTTTATTTATATAACCGTGTAGCGACGATTGAGAAAAAAGTAGATGAACTACAGCAGTTGATACCAGAAGCCCGGATCGGTTATGCTCATGGACAAATGTCTGAAAGCCAATTAGAGAACGTACTTTTTCAATTTGTCGAAGGCGAATTCGATCTTTTAGTGACCACTACGATTATTGAAACAGGAGTGGACATCCCAAATGTAAATACCTTATTTGTTGAAAATGCTGACCATATGGGATTATCTCAATTGTATCAATTACGAGGACGTGTGGGACGGAGCAACCGTGTAGCTTATGCTTATTTCTTGTACCAAGCCGATAAAGTGCTGAATGAAGTCAGTGAAAAACGGCTTCAAGCCATCAAAGACTTTACCGAATTAGGTTCGGGCTTTAAAATTGCCATGCGCGATTTATCGATCCGCGGAGCAGGTAATTTATTGGGCGCACAACAACATGGGTTTATTGATTCAGTCGGATTCGACTTGTATTCGGAAATGCTGAGTGAAGCCGTCGCACGTAAACGCGGACTGGAAACAAAAGAAGAAAAAACACAAGTCGAAATCGATTTAGCTATCAATGCTTATTTGCCCGGCACCTATATCGAAGATGAACGGCAAAAAATCGAAATCTATAAACGCATTCGTGAATTACGAGATGAAGAAGCGTATGTTCAGCTTCAAGATGAAATGATCGACCGGTTTGGCGAATACGATGATGAAGTAGCTGATTTATTATTGATTGGCTTGATTAAATTATATAGTGAACAAGCGTTGATCGAAACCATCAAGCGTACAGATCAAGAAGTAGAGTTGACTTTTTCTGAATCAGGTTCTCGTTCACTGCCAGCAGAAGAGATTTTTAGAGCGCTCAGTGAAGTGCCGTTGAAAGCAAATATGACGGTTAAAAAGGAGCGATTTGTTGTGACAATACAAATCGGTACAGCACCTACTTACCAGTGGCTGGACTATTTGCAGAAGTTTGCTAAAGTGATTGCAACTTATCGTAAAGAGAAAGCAACCAACTAA
- the pth gene encoding aminoacyl-tRNA hydrolase yields the protein MKMIVGLGNPGAKYANTKHNIGFIVLDEYAVQKNLAFNKTKFEAVYTEAFIGTEKVLLVKPQTFMNDSGRAVRPLMDYFNVAIEDLVVVYDDLDLPTGKIRLRQKGSAGGHNGIKSLIQHIGTSNFNRIRIGIDRPYPNQTVVNHVLSSFPKEQHEDMLFAVKDSAAALDYWIAGHTFLDTMNQYNKK from the coding sequence ATGAAAATGATAGTAGGCTTGGGTAATCCCGGAGCAAAATATGCAAATACAAAACACAATATCGGCTTTATTGTCTTAGATGAATATGCCGTTCAAAAAAACCTAGCGTTTAATAAAACAAAGTTTGAAGCTGTGTACACAGAAGCTTTTATTGGAACTGAAAAAGTGTTACTGGTTAAACCGCAAACATTTATGAATGATTCTGGTCGTGCAGTCAGGCCGTTAATGGATTACTTTAATGTGGCGATAGAAGATCTGGTCGTTGTTTACGATGATTTAGATTTACCGACTGGAAAAATCAGGCTGCGACAAAAAGGAAGTGCCGGCGGACATAATGGAATCAAAAGTTTGATCCAGCATATCGGCACATCGAATTTCAACCGGATTCGGATTGGCATCGATCGGCCGTATCCTAACCAGACAGTGGTTAACCATGTGTTAAGCAGTTTCCCAAAAGAACAGCATGAAGATATGTTGTTTGCGGTCAAAGATAGTGCAGCTGCGTTGGATTATTGGATCGCTGGACATACATTTTTAGATACGATGAACCAATACAATAAAAAATAA
- a CDS encoding L-lactate dehydrogenase, translated as MVNNEIKDHQKVIVVGDGAVGSSYAFALVTQNIAQELGIIDIDTAKTEGDAMDLSHALAFTSPKKIYAATYSDCHDADIVVITAGAAQKPGETRLDLVQKNLKIFKSIIEQIMASGFDGIFLVATNPVDILTYATWKFSGLPQHRIIGSGTSLDSARFRQAIAKLLEVDARNVHGYILGEHGDTEFPVWSHANVAGLQIYEWIKDNPGVDEEALVQMFFKVRDAAYDIIERKGATFYGIAVSLTRITKAILNDENSILPLSVYLDGEYGQSDIFIGAPAVINRQGISSVIEIPLNDSEKEKMNFSADTLRKVTQEAMDALDKEE; from the coding sequence ATGGTCAACAATGAAATAAAAGATCATCAAAAAGTCATTGTAGTTGGAGATGGAGCAGTTGGTTCCAGTTATGCTTTTGCTTTAGTGACACAAAATATTGCTCAAGAACTTGGTATTATCGACATCGATACAGCAAAAACAGAAGGCGATGCTATGGATCTGTCACATGCACTAGCTTTTACTTCTCCTAAGAAGATTTATGCTGCTACCTATAGTGACTGTCACGACGCTGATATTGTCGTCATTACGGCTGGAGCTGCCCAAAAACCCGGAGAAACACGTTTAGATTTAGTACAAAAAAACTTAAAAATATTCAAAAGCATTATAGAACAAATTATGGCCAGCGGATTTGACGGAATTTTTCTAGTAGCAACAAATCCAGTAGATATCTTAACATATGCTACTTGGAAGTTCTCAGGATTGCCGCAACACCGTATTATTGGTTCAGGTACTTCATTAGACAGTGCACGTTTTCGTCAAGCCATCGCTAAATTATTAGAAGTAGATGCTCGAAATGTCCATGGCTACATCTTAGGCGAACACGGCGATACAGAATTTCCTGTCTGGTCTCATGCTAATGTAGCTGGTCTGCAAATTTACGAATGGATCAAAGATAACCCTGGTGTAGATGAAGAAGCTTTGGTACAAATGTTCTTCAAAGTACGGGATGCGGCTTATGATATTATCGAACGTAAAGGTGCTACTTTTTATGGTATTGCCGTTTCATTAACCCGGATCACAAAAGCGATTTTAAATGATGAAAATTCAATTCTGCCGCTTTCTGTTTATTTAGACGGTGAATACGGACAATCTGATATCTTTATTGGAGCACCTGCAGTCATCAATCGTCAAGGAATCAGCAGCGTTATTGAAATCCCATTAAATGATTCAGAAAAAGAAAAAATGAATTTTTCTGCCGATACGCTTCGAAAAGTTACACAAGAGGCAATGGATGCGCTAGATAAAGAAGAATAA
- a CDS encoding M20 family metallopeptidase has protein sequence MKNWITEKHQKESLAALKRLIDIPSVNTADGTSFPPFGKAIEECLTEALTICEELGMTTYHDPAGFYGYADYGQGEELIAVLCHLDVVPAGDLALWETDPFQAVVKEGVMYGRGSQDDKGPTIAALYAFKAVVDSGVAFNKRIRFVFGTDEETLWRCMAHYNLKEEQPTKGFVPDSAFPVTYAEKGLLQAKLIGPGSTAFALACGDAFNVVPGNAQYQGQDAQLVSQKLAELGISQTLTDQTVTVNGKAVHSSAAGQGVNAVNQLATGLVQVHSHPMLQFLAEKVGTETNGFSIFGEVKDEMTGELTFNVATINVTETKSEIELDLRIPVSYPAADLVPLLEKAAAAYGLTYEEFDHVPALYVPKESDLVQTLTTIYQNKTGDQTQPITSGGATYARTMKNMVAFGAHFPDTKSLAHQANEGISITEMVQAMDIYAEAIFQLCCN, from the coding sequence ATGAAAAATTGGATAACAGAAAAACATCAAAAAGAAAGTTTAGCTGCATTAAAACGGTTGATCGATATTCCATCTGTTAATACAGCAGATGGGACCAGCTTTCCTCCATTTGGAAAAGCAATTGAAGAGTGTTTGACAGAAGCCTTAACGATTTGCGAAGAATTGGGAATGACCACTTATCATGATCCAGCGGGATTTTATGGCTATGCTGACTATGGACAAGGAGAAGAGCTGATCGCTGTTTTGTGCCATTTGGACGTTGTTCCGGCAGGTGATTTAGCTTTGTGGGAAACGGATCCTTTTCAAGCAGTTGTGAAAGAGGGCGTTATGTATGGTCGCGGCAGCCAAGATGATAAAGGCCCGACGATTGCAGCTTTGTATGCTTTTAAAGCAGTCGTTGATAGCGGAGTTGCTTTTAATAAACGCATTCGATTTGTTTTTGGAACAGATGAAGAAACGTTATGGCGGTGCATGGCTCACTACAATTTAAAAGAAGAACAGCCGACAAAAGGATTTGTGCCGGATAGTGCTTTCCCGGTAACATATGCTGAAAAAGGACTGCTGCAGGCCAAATTAATCGGTCCTGGAAGTACTGCTTTTGCACTCGCTTGCGGCGATGCTTTTAACGTCGTGCCGGGCAATGCTCAGTACCAAGGGCAAGATGCTCAACTTGTGAGCCAAAAATTAGCTGAACTGGGAATCAGCCAGACACTTACGGACCAAACGGTTACAGTAAATGGCAAAGCCGTTCACTCGAGTGCTGCTGGACAAGGAGTGAATGCGGTCAATCAATTGGCAACGGGATTGGTCCAAGTTCACTCGCATCCAATGCTGCAATTTTTAGCTGAAAAAGTTGGAACAGAAACGAATGGATTCAGTATTTTCGGAGAAGTGAAAGATGAAATGACGGGCGAGCTGACTTTTAATGTGGCGACAATCAACGTAACTGAAACGAAGTCAGAAATAGAATTGGATTTGCGGATTCCGGTTAGTTATCCAGCAGCAGATTTGGTGCCGCTTCTTGAAAAAGCCGCAGCAGCTTATGGATTAACATATGAAGAGTTTGATCATGTGCCGGCTTTATATGTCCCTAAAGAAAGCGACTTAGTCCAAACGCTGACAACAATTTATCAAAATAAAACTGGAGATCAGACCCAACCGATTACTTCAGGCGGAGCTACTTACGCGCGAACGATGAAAAATATGGTCGCTTTTGGAGCTCATTTCCCTGATACAAAAAGTTTGGCTCATCAGGCGAATGAAGGGATCAGTATAACAGAAATGGTTCAAGCAATGGATATTTATGCAGAAGCTATTTTCCAATTGTGTTGCAATTAA
- a CDS encoding peptide ABC transporter substrate-binding protein encodes MKKLAYLAVSMAFLSGCAQSSGQATNESSISNAQEGAEQTLHLSVASELPTIDPALSQDTISFTALNQVMEGLYRLDTEENPIPALAEGEPEISEDRLTYHFTLKPDLKWSNGEALTAADFEYGWKRIVDPKTAANYSFVMTDIKNADAILAGEAEVDELGIEALNDLELEITLEKPVENFLKLITKPTFSPQKESFVTAEGSEFGTNSDAALYNGPFILKDWDGTGLSWTYEKNDDYWDQENVALTTVTNQVIKETSTGLNLYNNGEIDSITLTGEFAQQYNQDPEFMAPLTAKSIYLELDHVNNPALKNKNLRTALAVAVSREELTESIIANGSKPIGGLVTSGLVEDPTTGEDFRTASGSYLDYQPEKATQLWKTAQKELGISTVDLQLVADDDEVTKKVSQYLQNTIEKNLPGVKITIKSVPFKNRIELGDNGDFDLLLSGWGADTNDTNNFLSLFLSDSVFNGGKYTNEKYDALVDASMGEDSGNAEKKWTNDLAAENILLEDAGIIPLYQQAQAMLLRSSVKNYHMSQINSVNLKYVSIEE; translated from the coding sequence ATGAAAAAATTAGCTTATTTAGCCGTCAGCATGGCCTTTTTGAGTGGCTGTGCACAGTCAAGTGGACAAGCAACAAATGAAAGTTCGATATCTAATGCTCAAGAGGGAGCAGAACAGACCTTACATTTAAGTGTAGCTTCAGAATTGCCGACGATCGATCCGGCTTTATCACAAGATACCATTAGTTTTACAGCTTTGAACCAAGTGATGGAAGGCTTGTACCGTTTGGATACAGAAGAAAATCCAATACCAGCTTTGGCTGAGGGTGAGCCGGAAATCAGTGAAGACCGTTTGACGTATCATTTCACCTTAAAGCCAGATTTAAAATGGTCAAATGGAGAAGCCTTAACAGCTGCTGATTTTGAATATGGCTGGAAACGGATTGTAGATCCCAAAACAGCTGCTAATTATTCGTTTGTCATGACGGATATTAAAAATGCTGACGCTATTTTAGCGGGGGAAGCAGAAGTTGATGAGCTAGGAATTGAAGCGCTCAATGATTTAGAACTAGAAATTACGTTAGAAAAACCAGTAGAAAACTTTTTGAAACTCATTACAAAACCGACTTTCTCTCCTCAAAAAGAATCGTTTGTTACTGCTGAGGGTTCTGAATTTGGGACTAATAGCGATGCGGCTCTTTACAATGGGCCTTTTATCTTGAAAGATTGGGATGGAACAGGTTTATCCTGGACTTATGAAAAAAATGATGACTACTGGGATCAGGAAAATGTTGCTTTGACAACGGTTACCAATCAAGTGATCAAAGAAACATCGACAGGCTTAAATTTATATAACAATGGAGAAATTGATTCGATTACTTTAACAGGCGAATTTGCTCAACAATACAATCAAGATCCTGAATTTATGGCACCGTTAACGGCAAAATCAATTTATTTGGAATTGGACCATGTCAATAATCCAGCCTTAAAAAATAAAAATTTAAGAACTGCATTGGCCGTAGCTGTATCACGTGAAGAGTTAACTGAAAGTATCATTGCCAATGGGTCTAAGCCAATTGGAGGTCTGGTTACCAGTGGGTTAGTCGAAGATCCGACAACTGGAGAAGACTTTAGAACAGCTTCAGGTTCTTATTTAGATTACCAGCCTGAAAAAGCTACTCAATTATGGAAAACAGCGCAAAAAGAGTTGGGAATTTCAACAGTTGATTTACAGTTGGTAGCGGATGATGATGAAGTGACAAAAAAAGTTAGCCAATATTTACAAAATACAATTGAGAAAAATTTGCCAGGTGTAAAGATTACGATCAAAAGTGTGCCTTTCAAGAACCGAATTGAATTGGGCGATAATGGCGATTTTGATTTGTTGTTGTCTGGTTGGGGCGCAGACACAAACGATACCAATAATTTTTTGAGTTTATTTCTGTCGGATTCTGTTTTTAATGGCGGGAAATATACTAATGAAAAATACGATGCTTTAGTTGATGCTTCTATGGGAGAAGACAGCGGCAATGCTGAGAAAAAATGGACCAATGATTTAGCTGCTGAAAATATTTTGCTGGAAGATGCAGGAATTATTCCGCTTTACCAGCAGGCACAAGCGATGTTGTTAAGAAGTTCGGTTAAAAATTACCACATGAGTCAAATCAACAGCGTAAATCTAAAGTATGTATCCATTGAAGAATAG
- a CDS encoding NusG domain II-containing protein, giving the protein MNKLKEYTKLVRPLDIVIVVFLLIGSFVPYYIFSKQQIAMDETSEVVAVISINGSEVKRVTLSEDTPHEEFTLHPAGKQYNIIEVKGKKIRNKEDNSPDQIAVKTGWISKPGETSICLPHKLIIEIKAVSPTKDSENDVIIPL; this is encoded by the coding sequence ATGAATAAATTGAAAGAATATACAAAGTTAGTTCGCCCCTTAGATATCGTTATTGTTGTGTTCCTGTTAATCGGTTCATTTGTTCCTTATTATATTTTTAGCAAGCAACAAATAGCCATGGATGAAACAAGCGAAGTAGTTGCAGTTATTTCAATTAATGGAAGTGAAGTTAAACGCGTAACGTTATCTGAAGATACCCCGCATGAAGAATTTACTCTCCACCCTGCAGGTAAGCAATACAATATCATCGAAGTGAAAGGAAAAAAAATTCGCAATAAAGAAGATAACAGCCCTGATCAAATCGCCGTGAAAACCGGCTGGATCAGTAAACCGGGAGAAACCAGTATTTGCCTGCCCCATAAATTGATTATTGAAATAAAAGCTGTTTCCCCTACAAAAGATTCTGAAAACGATGTGATTATTCCTCTCTAA